CTTTTCTGTTCCCCATCGGTATTAATACGTTTGGCAGTATGCCCGACGTCATCAAATAGCTTTACCTGACCGGCCCGGATATTACCATTAATATCAATAAACCAAAACACGGTAGCTCCATACCACCGGCTATTTGATGTACCTAAATGATAGGTAGCAATCAATTCCTTTGTTTTATCAGTACCAAATAAGCGGAGGAGATATAATACAAATTTGTTTTGCTCATATGCTTTCCTGCTTTGCCTTAAAAGGTTAAAAGGTATGTAGGTTGGGGATGTTTTAACCTTCGGTTTTATCAACCGATTATTATAAGTAGGGAATATCCATTTTGGGACGTTCTTTAACTGTGCTATTGTGCCAACATCAGGCTTTAGGATGTACCCGCAGTTTACTTCCCTATCACAGCGTCCAAACTGATCCGGTAAGTACTGTTTAGTTTTATTGTCAACAAACCTAACAAACCGTTTCTTACCACAACCGGGACAAAGATGCTTTCTATTTCCTACCTCCAAAGAATATCTATACTCCACCATAAAAAATACTTTTTGTTTGGGCCTACATTTGCTACACCTCCTACACCAGGTCATTTATTAATTGGTGTAGGAGGTGTAGCAAGTGCAGCTTATAAAACATCTTTTATTTTTTCAATAAACAGAGCCATACCGTAGTTTTTGCGTTCTATCACAAAATTGTGATTGCGTAGCCGTTCACTAAATGTCTTTATAGAACAGGCCCGGTAACCACTATCAATGCAGTAAATCCGGTATTCGCTGAATAGGTCTTTAAGTGGTCTGCTTTCATAAGAAGAACTTTGATAGCCCTCATCTTCCAGGAACATTTGTACGCTATCGGATTGCTTTTTATACTGTTCTACCTGCAACCTGGCTGCTTCGCAAGGAGAAAATTTCTTTTGTTTTAATAGTCGGTGTAGTCCTTCCAATACCCAATTAAACACCCCTGATAGCTCCGTTGCAATGATCTTTTTTGATAGCTCTTTGTCTTGTTCTCCTTCCGGAATGGTAATATCAAAGGGAACAATCATAAAGCGCCGAAAGAAAGCGTTTGACTGTTCTACATCCCTGGGCAATTCGTTACAATTAAATATTAGCTTGGCATAATGAGTAAGGGTAAAAGGCTCACCATAGGGTAACCGGGCCTCTACTGGTTCTCCTGATACTAATTGTTTGAAAATGGCGGCTTCCAGGTGCCCGTTTATTTCACTGGCATAGTTTACCAGCATATTAGCCAGTTTGGCCCGGAAATAGCCGGTTTCATTGGTAAGGCTCTGTAAGGAATAACTACTAACATTCTCTTTCCCTAATAGTGCATTCACAATTTCAAAAAACACTGATTTTCCATTGGCCCCACTGCCAAATAGTAGCAGTGTTTTTTCCAGCTTTAAAGCCCCATGTGGTATAAATACATATCCCAGGTATTCAGCTAGTATATACTGGCGTTGTTTGTCGGGGAGTACCTTATTAAGATATGCTTCAAACAAAGGAGCCCTGGCATTACTATTATATTCAAAAGGTAGTTGGTAGGTAATAAAATCCTCTCTGGAAAACCCCCTTAATTTGGTTCCTTTGGGTGTGATTTCAAAGGTGCCATTTTGCAGATTCACTAAAACCATATCGGTGGGCCTGTGCGGGGTAGGCAGATTGGCGGCTGCCAAAAACTGCTTATGTAAATGATCCTTAAACTGATAAAACCGGCTTTTATATTTATCCAGGCCCATTTTTTCGCTGGCCATACCTAAAAAGGTTTTTAGTTCCTCTACATCAAGCAGACACCAGTAAGCCCCATTATACAGGTAAACAAAATCATGATTCCGGCAAATACCCCACCGATTGTCAATTGCCAGTCTTAATATTTCTTCAATGGTGATAATTAAATAATGGGGATGCTTTAATTTACGTTTGTCAAGCTGGGCTTGTACATCTTTGATTTGTGCCCTTATTGCAGGATCATCTTTAAATTGTCCATTAGGCCCAATTAATTGCTTTTCCAGCTTTTCCAGTTCATCGCGTTTACGTTCTATATCAGGAAAAGCCAGCAATTGAAAATCTACCTTTTGTACCTTTTCCAGTAGTTCGCTTAATACTTCACTATGTTGCAACGGAGCCCCTGTTTTTAACAATTCAGATGCATGGGATAAGATGGACGCGGGTGTTATTGCCGAATTATTGCCGATCTCAGCAAATAAAAACTGGTCTTGTTCGGTGAAATCGGGGGTAATATTATGCTCTTTCATCCTTTATCCCCTTTTTGCCTTAATAGACTTTATTTCATTTAATGCCTGTTCAAGTTCTGCGCGTTTATATCGTACACGTGTACCAATACGATAGCCGACAATTTTACCAGTTTTGGTAAAGTCTGAAAGGGTGGGAAGTGAAATGCCGAGGAAAACGGCTGCTTCCTTACGGGTTATTAATTCTGTCAGATTGGGTTGGGTAATACTATCTAATCTCTTAGATAGTTCCATCCTTACAGAATCACAAATAACTGCCTTTAACTGCTCTAACGGGATGGGTGATAAAATTAAATTTTCCATTGTATCGATTTGATACAAAGTTGCCTCTGCTTTATTCCTTTTACTGTCGGGGAACTCTCGGTTACTCTCGGTTTTTATCTTTTCAACTCACTTCTATGGGGTATTCTTTGGAAACGATCTATAACGGTGGGATCACTGATTGGGAAACGGTCTTTGTGCAAAAGCTTTCCCAGGCTTTCTTTGGTTGGGTTGTGCCCTGTAAAATTGAACATGTTTAATAATTGTTCTGCCGTGCGTTCACCAAATGGTGTGGGCTGCTGTAAATACCCTTTTTCTATCAATAGGTCAACTACAAGTGCAAGATGGGCCGGAGTTCCGCACCAGGTTAGTTTGTAAGTATAATGGGAATCTTCCTCATGCGTCCTATTATTATCTAATTCTAAATTGCTTAAACGCTCAATATTCTCATTAACTACTTTTATCTTCTCTATAACACCAAGGTTAGTTAGTTCATCATGAAAATGACTACTATCTATTAAATCAAAACCATCGAAATCAATATGTTTGCATTTTATCCAATATGTTGCCCATTTTTCAAAATGTTTTACTATAAAGTAGAACATATTCTCTCTTGAATGTGATTTTAGCTTATGTGTGTATCCTGATTCTTCCCTTTGTAAAAGGTTGCTTTTCAAGTCATTTAATTCATCATATAATAGGTTTAGCTGCCTATCTAAAATGGCAGGTTCTAATAATAATTTGTTCTCTATTTCTATCTCATGGGAATACCTATAGCTTTCAATTGCACTTTTGATATAAAATTCAAGTGCCTTGCATATTTCATCACAGTAAGGCTTGGATGCGTAAAAGACTTTATTGCCTTTGTGGATATTCAAATAGTAGCAAAATTCATCACTAAAGGGAATGTATGGTGATTTATCAAATTGAGCTTTTGTTATTAGCTGTTTTTCATTTAATAAAAGGTTAATAGTCTTACTGTCCATCTCGCGTAGATTAAATAGGTAATTGTCATATAACAGTGATAGTTAACTCTAACCTAAATAATTACTACGCAACCTATCGGCAGTATCAGACCACCTTCAATTCTTGCCTTTTATCCCAATGCATTTTTAATAGCTTAGCATGTTCATCAGGGGTCAGTTTAATATATCGTAAAAATGATTTATCTGTTTTGTGTCCAGTAATTGCCATGATTGTAATTACTGGGGTGCTTGCCAGGTATTCATTTGTAGCAAATGATCTTCGGGCCGTATGGGTACTAATAAGTGACCATTTAGGGTATGTCTGGATGATTTTATTACCTCCTTTAGTATAGGTAATAGTTATTAATGTTGTAAAGGCGGAAACTAATTTGCCTATCTCCTTTAGGTACTCATTCATCTTTTGATTACTGATAACCTTTGGTAAAGCATAATTGTATTTTTTACGAATCCTTTCTACTACCGGATGTACTGGGATTACAACTTTACTACCTGTCTTGGTTTGTCTTATTTCTATAAAACCATCTTTTATATGTTCAGGGCTTAATATTGAGTAATCCGAAAAGCGTAAACCAGTAAAGCAACCAATCAGGAATAAATCCCTTGTACGGTCTAACCTCGGATTTTGTGACAAGTCTAACTGCTCTATTAACTTTAATTCCTGTTCATTTAGATAAATACTATCACTTTCCTCCTTTGGTTTAAAGAAGTAAGCACTTTCAAAATCAGTACAAACATTAATCCCCCTGCTTTTAGCCTCCCCCAATATTGTTATGATCCGCTTAATATGGTCACCAATCGTATTAATACTTAGCTTTATTTTTGTCGTCAGATAACCTATGTAATCCCCATGAAACCTAATATCTATTGTATCAAAGTCAAT
The Chitinophaga sp. H8 DNA segment above includes these coding regions:
- a CDS encoding DNA primase family protein, translating into MKEHNITPDFTEQDQFLFAEIGNNSAITPASILSHASELLKTGAPLQHSEVLSELLEKVQKVDFQLLAFPDIERKRDELEKLEKQLIGPNGQFKDDPAIRAQIKDVQAQLDKRKLKHPHYLIITIEEILRLAIDNRWGICRNHDFVYLYNGAYWCLLDVEELKTFLGMASEKMGLDKYKSRFYQFKDHLHKQFLAAANLPTPHRPTDMVLVNLQNGTFEITPKGTKLRGFSREDFITYQLPFEYNSNARAPLFEAYLNKVLPDKQRQYILAEYLGYVFIPHGALKLEKTLLLFGSGANGKSVFFEIVNALLGKENVSSYSLQSLTNETGYFRAKLANMLVNYASEINGHLEAAIFKQLVSGEPVEARLPYGEPFTLTHYAKLIFNCNELPRDVEQSNAFFRRFMIVPFDITIPEGEQDKELSKKIIATELSGVFNWVLEGLHRLLKQKKFSPCEAARLQVEQYKKQSDSVQMFLEDEGYQSSSYESRPLKDLFSEYRIYCIDSGYRACSIKTFSERLRNHNFVIERKNYGMALFIEKIKDVL
- a CDS encoding site-specific integrase: MEIKLYLKRPDAGAPTSIFARITYEAATLKYYLPENIHPSYWSKKTHRAIKAPKDFPEYSEFNARLDSIEQIIKTTYRKYLNDNSTIPSPAIFKDLLDVALGRKETPKEITFFSYYEDFNTRSEKGERISPATKQKISPNTNKGYITTLNHLKEFQKSYGRKIDFDTIDIRFHGDYIGYLTTKIKLSINTIGDHIKRIITILGEAKSRGINVCTDFESAYFFKPKEESDSIYLNEQELKLIEQLDLSQNPRLDRTRDLFLIGCFTGLRFSDYSILSPEHIKDGFIEIRQTKTGSKVVIPVHPVVERIRKKYNYALPKVISNQKMNEYLKEIGKLVSAFTTLITITYTKGGNKIIQTYPKWSLISTHTARRSFATNEYLASTPVITIMAITGHKTDKSFLRYIKLTPDEHAKLLKMHWDKRQELKVV
- a CDS encoding helix-turn-helix domain-containing protein, translated to MENLILSPIPLEQLKAVICDSVRMELSKRLDSITQPNLTELITRKEAAVFLGISLPTLSDFTKTGKIVGYRIGTRVRYKRAELEQALNEIKSIKAKRG